Proteins encoded by one window of Bos indicus x Bos taurus breed Angus x Brahman F1 hybrid chromosome 12, Bos_hybrid_MaternalHap_v2.0, whole genome shotgun sequence:
- the LOC113902488 gene encoding 28S ribosomal protein S18c, mitochondrial-like isoform X2 encodes MATMVALCSGLGKRKLTHFTTAVVCLINPGIHAVLWRRSCSQYKQVTSNRDLLLSQFISPFTGCIYGRHITGVCGNKQKEITKAIKRAQIWGFIPVTYKYPAYLKDPKVCNIEYRE; translated from the exons ATGGCCACTATGGTAGCTCTTTGCAGTGGGCTAGGGAAGAGAAAGTTGACGCATTTTACAACAGCTGTTGTCTGCCTCATAAATCCTGGGATTCATGCAGTGCTGTGGAGAAGAAGTTGTTCACAATATAAACAGGTAACCAGCAACAGGGACCT GCTTTTATCCcagtttatttctccatttactGGATGCATTTATGGAAGGCACATAACAGGTGTTTGTGGgaacaaacaaaaggaaatcaCAAAAGCAATTAAGAGAGCTCAAATTTGGGGGTTTATACCAGTTACATACAAGTATCCTGCCTATCTCAAAGACCCTAAAGTTTGTAACATCGAATATAGGGAGTAA
- the LOC113902488 gene encoding 28S ribosomal protein S18c, mitochondrial-like isoform X1 codes for MATMVALCSGLGKRKLTHFTTAVVCLINPGIHAVLWRRSCSQYKQVTSNRDLPIPMENPYKAPLKKCILYEKCVDYKNLQLLSQFISPFTGCIYGRHITGVCGNKQKEITKAIKRAQIWGFIPVTYKYPAYLKDPKVCNIEYRE; via the coding sequence ATGGCCACTATGGTAGCTCTTTGCAGTGGGCTAGGGAAGAGAAAGTTGACGCATTTTACAACAGCTGTTGTCTGCCTCATAAATCCTGGGATTCATGCAGTGCTGTGGAGAAGAAGTTGTTCACAATATAAACAGGTAACCAGCAACAGGGACCTGCCTATTCCAATGGAAAATCCTTATAAGGCGCCTCTGAAAAAATGTATCTTGTATGAAAAATGTGTAGATTATAAGAATCTACAGCTTTTATCCcagtttatttctccatttactGGATGCATTTATGGAAGGCACATAACAGGTGTTTGTGGgaacaaacaaaaggaaatcaCAAAAGCAATTAAGAGAGCTCAAATTTGGGGGTTTATACCAGTTACATACAAGTATCCTGCCTATCTCAAAGACCCTAAAGTTTGTAACATCGAATATAGGGAGTAA